Sequence from the Saccharopolyspora pogona genome:
TCGTCTCCGCGATCGGCCTGGGCGCCCTCTACGCGCTGCTCACCATCGGTGTGGCGCTGCTGTTCGGCGTCCTGGGCCTGTTGAACTTCGCCTACGGCGAGATCGTCATGGCCGGCGGCTTTGCCCTCTACCTGTTCCGCGACCAGCCCTGGGCGCTCTCCGTCGGTGCCGCCGTGGTGCTCGCCGTCATCGTCGCCGTCGTCTGCGAGGTGCTGGCCTTCCGCCCGCTGCGTGACGCCGACCCGATCACCCTGATGATCGCCTCCTTCGCCGTCAGCCTCGCGATCCAGAGCCTGGCCCGCATGACCGTACTCCCGCGCGCCCAGGGCGTGGCCCCGGAGCCGTTCCTGGGACAGCGCTTCCAGCTCCTCGGCGCCGACATCAGCGTCCTGGAGATCGGCACCCTCGTGCTCTGCGGGCTCATCCTCGGTGCCGTCGCCTGGCTGATGACCCGCACAAGCCTGGGCATCCAGCTGCGCGCCGCGGCCGAGAACTTCGAGATGGCCTCCGTGCTCGGCGTGCGGGCGAACCTCGTCATCCCTGGCGCCTTCGCGATCGTCGGGCTCCTGGCCGCCGCCGGATCGGTCGTGCTCGTCGCACGCCAAGGCGCGGTGTCCGCCGAGATGGGCCTGCAGCCGATGCTCATCGGCGTGGTCGGGGCGGTACTCGGTGGGCTGCGCAGCCTGAAGGGCGCGGCACTGGGCGGGTTCATCCTCGGCGTGGCCACGACGCTGCTCGAGACGGTCCTCCCGACCGGGCTGATCGCCTTCCGCGACGCCGTCCTCTTCACGGCCCTGATCGCCGTCCTGGTCATCAGGCCCCAGGGCCTGCTCAGCAGCGCGAAGGTGCGTGTCTCATGAGGAACAAGTTCGACTGGCTCCAGACCCCCGCTCTGCTCGTGGGGCTGTGTGTCCTCTGCGCGCTGGTCGGGGCCTTCAGCGGTGGCGCGCTCGGCCGCGTGGTCACCATGACACTGATCTCGGTCGTGTTCGTCGCCGGGCTTTCGGTCTTCACCGGCAACTCCGGGGTGATGTCGTTCGGGCACGTGGCGTTCATGGCCGTCGGCGCCTACGCCACCGCCTACCTGACCATCCCGGTACCGCTGAAGAACACCCTGTTCCCGCACCTGCCCGCGCCCCTGGCGTGGCTGGGCGAGGTCCACGCCCCGTTTCCGGAGGCGCTCGTGATCTCCGGCCTGGCGGCAGGACTGCTCGGGCTGCTCACCTCACCGATCGTCGCGCGACTGAGCGGCCTGCAGTCCGGCATCGCCACCCTGGCAGTGCTGGTGATCGTCTACAACGTGCTGAACAGCTGGACCGACGTGACCCGCGGCTCCTCCAGCATGATCGGGATCCCCAAGGTCACCACGGTCTGGACCGCACTGGCCGTCGTCGCGATCACAATCGTCGTAGCCTGGGCCTACCGGTGCTCGCGCAGCGGACTGCAGCTCAAGGCCTCCCGTGACGACTTCTGGGCGGCCGAAGCGGCGGGGATCTCCGTCGGGCGCCACCGAGCGATCGCCTGGGTCCTCAGCGCGGTCCTCTGCGGGATCTCCGGTTCGCTGTACGCGTCGTTCCTGGCCACGTTCAACGTGAGCGGGTTCTTCCTCTCCACGACCTTCGCCTTTGTGGTGATGGTGGTGCTCGGCGGCTACCTCTCCCTCAGCGGTGCCGTGATCGGGGCGATCGGCGTCAGCGCCCTGCAGGAGCTGCTGCGGCGCCTGCAGGACGGTGGGCTGACCGGGGGCGTGGCGCTCCCGGCGGGCACCGCCGACCTGCTGCTCGCGGCGGTCCTGCTGGTCATCCTGATCAAGGCGCCTTACGGGGTGATGAACGTGCGCGAGCTCCGACTCCCCCGCCCCCGCGGGAAGGGAGGCGACAAGCCTCGCCAGGCCGACCAGACCGATCCGGTGCGGTTGACCAGCGGCGCCATGCAATGACAGACCGGGCGTCGCCCGGTCAGAGAGGCCGGATCGAGGAGAGCGCCTACTCGGTGTTCTCCTCGATCTGTTGGAGCCTTTCCACGCCCTTCGCACCCCGGCGCTCGGCGACCGCGGCGATGACACTCTCCGTCACCGCGGTCGCCGCGACCAGCGAGTCGAACGGTGAGGCGGAGTCGACACGCACGGGCAGCACGACCTTGGCGACCTTCGCGATGGGCGAGAGCCAGTTGTCGGTCATCAGGCACACCGTCACTCCCCTGTCCGCCATCTGCTGGGAAAAGCGCAGGTTGAGGTCGGTGTAGCGGCGGTAATCGAAGATGACGAACACGGTGCTGCCCGTCGCCTCCACCACCGTGCTCCGTCGGTCGATCTCGTCGTTGCTCACCAACGCCACGCCCGACCGGATCAGGCGCAGGTGCACGACCAGATACTCCGCCAGCAGCCGGCTGAACCGGCCGCCCGCGACCCGGATCTCTCGACCCGGGTCGCTGAGCAGGCCCACCAGACGACCGAACTCCGACTCCGGCAGGTCGGCGTAGCTGGACGAGAGCATCTCGGCGAAGGAGCTGAGCGTCTCGGGCAGCACGCCTTCCTCCGACGTGCGCTTCGCCGCGATCTGCTTGAGTGGGGACCCGAGCTCGCCGTTCAACTCGTGCACGAGCGCGCGCTGAAAGGAGGGAAAGCCGGAAAACCCCAGCCGGGTCACGAACCGCACGACGGTGGGAGAGCTGACCCCGCCCCGTTCGGCCAGATCGGCGACGGTCGTCAGACCGGCGGTCGGGTAGTTGGCCAGCAGCGCTCGCGCAACCTTTCGCTCGCTATTGCTGAAGTCGTCGAGCTTCTCCATCGCCAGAGCGCGGACCGAGGCGAACCCGCCGAGGATCTCAGTCATGATGACAAATTATCAGCAACACGGCCTCTCTGAAACGGAAATTACAGATCCTGTGCCATCTGCCGATAGCTGTGCTTTCAAGCCGGAACGAAGGACTGCTGCCCCACGGCCGCCCCCGGCGGGCTTGTCGTTGACATAGAAGTTTCCGGCGGTCAAACGCATACCGTGGCTGACGCGGTCGAGCTGGCGGTCGGTCCCGGTCATGCCTCCGTGCCTGGCCCAGCATCGTGGCGGCGACCGGACGCGCCCGCCCCGGCCCGGACAACAGCCCCGCGGCTCGCAGGAACACCGCCACGCTCCTCGAAGGGCAGGCCACGCCAGGCCCGGGCCGCCTCGCGGGCGGCCTCCACCGCGGCTTCCGCATCCGCCGTTTCGGCCGGTCGGATGGTGCCCAGCAGCAGTTGGTGGCCCGGGAGTCGTCCATCGTGGTCCCGGCCAGGTTTCGCGCAGGAGGCGAGGCCGAAACACAGGTTACAGATTCGGCGGTATTGACTTCAACTGAAACAAACTGTTCTATGGTCGGTATGGCCTCCGCTGACCTTGGGACGCTCACCGCCTCCGACCGCCACACCGCCCAGACCGAGCGCTACGCGGCGCACAACTACCACCCGCTCCCCGTAGTGCTGGCCCACGGGGAAGGAGCCTGGGTGACCGATGTCGAGGGCCGGCGGTACCTCGACTGCCTCGCCGGGTACTCGGCGCTGAACTTCGGCCACCTGCACCCGCGGCTCGTCGCCCGCGCACACGAGCAGCTCGGACGACTCACCCTGACCAGCCGCGCCTTCTACAACGACCGCCTCGGCCCGTTCTCCCAGGCACTCGCCGAGCTCACCGGCAAGGACATGGTCCTGCCGATGAACTCCGGCGCGGAGGCCGTCGAGACCGCGATCAAGGTGGCCCGCAAGTGGGGCTACCGCGTCAAAAGCGTCGATCCCGGCAGCGCGACCATCGTGACGATGCACGGCAACTTCCACGGACGCACGACCACGATCGTCAGCTTCTCCGACGACGACGTCGCGACCGCGGACTACGGACCGTTCACGCCCGGGTTCGTCAGCGTCCCTTACGGCGACCTCGATGCGCTGCGGGAGGCGATCAACCCGTCGGTCGTCGCCGTCCTCTTCGAGCCCGTCCAGGGCGAGGGTGGTGTCATCCTGCCGCCCAAGGGCTTCCTGCAGGGGCTGCGAGAGCTCTGCACCGAGCAGCGGGTGCTGATGGTGGCCGACGAGATCCAGGCGGGGCTCGCGCGAACCGGCCGCACCTTCGCCTGCGACCACGTCGACGTGGTCCCCGACATCTACATCCTCGGCAAGGCCCTCGGCGGTGGCCTGTACCCGGTCTCGGCGGTGGCCGCCGACGAGGAGATTCTCGGGGTCGTCACCCCCGGCAGCCACGGCTCGACCTTCGGTGGCAATCCCCTCGCCGCGGCGGTCGGGCTCGAGGTCGTCGAACTGCTGCGCACCGGGGAGTACCAGGAGCGAGCCCGACGGATCGGCGCGCGGCTGGCCGAGCGGCTCGACGGCCTCATCGGGCACGGCCTGATCAGCGCCCGCGTGCATGGAGCGTGGGCCGGCATCGACATCGACCCGGAGCTGATGACCGGCCGGCAGGTCTGCGAGGGGCTTCTCGAGCATGGAGTGCTCGCGAAGGACACCCACGAATCGACCGTGCGGTTCGCGCCTCCCCTTGTCGCGACCGACGAAGACATCGACCTGCTCGTCGACGCGCTGGCGAAGGTGCTCCAGTCCACCGGCGCCGTATAGGCCTGCTGGGAATCCAGCGGGCCAAGGACCTCGCCGCGGCCACCCAGGCCTCTGTCCCGGACACGGGCCTGGGCTGGCCGACTGCCACGAACGTCCGCTTGCTGGGCCAAGATTCTGGATTCGTCGGCGATGTGTGACGTATCCGCCGATAAATGCCGGCATCACCGCCGTCGCGGGTGGGTCGATGGCGGCGAATTCTGGTATCACCTGCGGCCGTGCGGTACCTTGCCTGGGCGTCAGGTGATCCCTCGGGCCACCCGCCCCTGCGGGGGAGGGCAGCAGAGCCCTGGCGAAGTCGTTTCTACCGTCCAGGGCGCAACTCGCTGCCGTCGGCATAGGCGAGAATGACCCGCGAGTGGACGTGGCCGTACTGCAAAGGGGCGGCGATCAACCCGCCGGCCGACGCACGACGAAGTAGGCCAGAGTCCGCCTGAAACGCGCGGCGAAAAACCGAAGCTCCGCGAGCCACCCGTACTGTTCAGGCTCGCTTGTTCCCCAGGGCCGCCGTTAAGCAGAATCGCCGGGCGGTCGTGGTCAAGTTCTGGCTGATCGACACGCAGTTGGTGTCGACCACGAGGCGGCTGACCGCTCGATACGGCACACCGACCGCCTTTGGACGACCGGTGGAACCCGAAGTGAACATCACGTATGCCAGGTCTGCTCCGGTCAGCGGCCTGGTCAGCGTCGGGGGTTGCACTGAATCCTCGTGATCCACGGTCACCGTTGGCACGTCGAGGTCGTGCCGGGCGCCTCCGACCTCGACGACGCACAACAGCTCGGTTTCTTCGGCCATCGTGGCAAGTCGTGCCGGTGGATAGGCGGCGTCGAGCGGCACGTACGCTCCGCCAGTTATGAGGATGCCCACCATGGCCACTATGGCCTCGACACCACGATGTCCCAACACACCGACTGGCTGCCCGATTTCGACTCCGCGAGCCACAAGACGGTGTGCCAAAGCGTTGGCTCGCCGATCCAGCGCGTCGTAGCTCAGCCCCGTGTTGCCGTCTCGCACGGCGCACGCCGACGGTGTCTGCCGACTCCATGAATTCAGCAGGCTTAGCAGGCTGGTGTCGCGGTGGTATCGGCGGGCGTCACTGTGCACCATGGGGGTCCGTCCTCGAGACGACGGGGCTTTCCCCGCGGCGTCGACCAGGGCTGCGGCTAGCTCGTGCAGATGCGTGGCAAGCTCCGCATCGCTGTAGCAGAGAGGATTCGCGTCGAGATCAAGCTCTGGCGGACAGTTCGATCGTACGTGGAGGTGGATCGCGATGTCCTCGATGGCCTGCGCTCCGGTTGACACGCTCTTGGCAACGCCACGACTGCTACCGAACCAGAGGTCGTAGTCGAACGGAAGTACGTTGACCACGGGCCCGTACAGTCGCCGCGTGCCACCGAGCAGCCGCAAGTCGCGCCGCAAGTGTTCACCGCGATAACGCGTATGTGGTTGGATCGCCCGTTGTTCCTGTGCAATCGAGCGCGCAATATGGAGCAGGTCGTCGGTCCGCTCGGTCACCCGGAGTGGAACGATATTGGCGATCATCGCGGGTGTCCGTGCTGCCGGTGAACCCAGCCGACCCATCACGGACGAGCAGAGCACTATCTCGTCCGCCCCCGTTCGGCGATGCAAATGGCGAGCTACCACCGCCAGTACGAGCGTCGCCCAGCTGACACCGGCCGACTGAGCCACCTGCCATAGCCCGTGCGCGACGTCCGCTGGCAGCCGTTTGCTCTGGCGAAGCATGTGCCCGCAGGGACCTGCTGATCGATCACCGAAGCTGGGAATCGATGGGCTATCAGCGAAGCGGGCCTGCCAGAAGTTTCGGTCGACTACCCGCTGTTCGGACAACTGGTAGGCGTGATCGGCCTCGACGACGTCGCGGAGTGCGCCGAACCACCTCCGGTTATTGGTCGAGGCAGTGTAGAGCTGCGCAACCCGCTGAGCGATAAGGAAAACCGTAACCGTCCAATGCGATGTGATGGCACCGGTGGTACCAGACATGGTGTTCCGGGCCGAGGATGAACAGCGCGTGGCCAAACACGGGTCCATTAGCCAGATCCACCAGCTTGGCGAGGCCACCCACCTTCCACCGATTGGCGGCTGTCCTTGGATCGGAGTCGCCGCACAGATCAATTACGGGAAACGGCCAGTCCGCAGCGGACCGTAGAAGTTGTGTCGCGTGGCCCTTGTTCTCGACAAAGCACGCATTGAGCGCATCCGC
This genomic interval carries:
- a CDS encoding branched-chain amino acid ABC transporter permease codes for the protein MILEFVVSAIGLGALYALLTIGVALLFGVLGLLNFAYGEIVMAGGFALYLFRDQPWALSVGAAVVLAVIVAVVCEVLAFRPLRDADPITLMIASFAVSLAIQSLARMTVLPRAQGVAPEPFLGQRFQLLGADISVLEIGTLVLCGLILGAVAWLMTRTSLGIQLRAAAENFEMASVLGVRANLVIPGAFAIVGLLAAAGSVVLVARQGAVSAEMGLQPMLIGVVGAVLGGLRSLKGAALGGFILGVATTLLETVLPTGLIAFRDAVLFTALIAVLVIRPQGLLSSAKVRVS
- a CDS encoding AMP-binding protein encodes the protein MSGTTGAITSHWTVTVFLIAQRVAQLYTASTNNRRWFGALRDVVEADHAYQLSEQRVVDRNFWQARFADSPSIPSFGDRSAGPCGHMLRQSKRLPADVAHGLWQVAQSAGVSWATLVLAVVARHLHRRTGADEIVLCSSVMGRLGSPAARTPAMIANIVPLRVTERTDDLLHIARSIAQEQRAIQPHTRYRGEHLRRDLRLLGGTRRLYGPVVNVLPFDYDLWFGSSRGVAKSVSTGAQAIEDIAIHLHVRSNCPPELDLDANPLCYSDAELATHLHELAAALVDAAGKAPSSRGRTPMVHSDARRYHRDTSLLSLLNSWSRQTPSACAVRDGNTGLSYDALDRRANALAHRLVARGVEIGQPVGVLGHRGVEAIVAMVGILITGGAYVPLDAAYPPARLATMAEETELLCVVEVGGARHDLDVPTVTVDHEDSVQPPTLTRPLTGADLAYVMFTSGSTGRPKAVGVPYRAVSRLVVDTNCVSISQNLTTTARRFCLTAALGNKRA
- a CDS encoding condensation domain-containing protein; this encodes MKASKSDSLPLTATQQLVWLAQRLAPASPLYNATECVEIHGPLDTSLLEMAVRTTATEADALNACFVENKGHATQLLRSAADWPFPVIDLCGDSDPRTAANRWKVGGLAKLVDLANGPVFGHALFILGPEHHVWYHRCHHIALDGYGFPYRSAGCAALHCLDQ
- a CDS encoding branched-chain amino acid ABC transporter permease, whose product is MRNKFDWLQTPALLVGLCVLCALVGAFSGGALGRVVTMTLISVVFVAGLSVFTGNSGVMSFGHVAFMAVGAYATAYLTIPVPLKNTLFPHLPAPLAWLGEVHAPFPEALVISGLAAGLLGLLTSPIVARLSGLQSGIATLAVLVIVYNVLNSWTDVTRGSSSMIGIPKVTTVWTALAVVAITIVVAWAYRCSRSGLQLKASRDDFWAAEAAGISVGRHRAIAWVLSAVLCGISGSLYASFLATFNVSGFFLSTTFAFVVMVVLGGYLSLSGAVIGAIGVSALQELLRRLQDGGLTGGVALPAGTADLLLAAVLLVILIKAPYGVMNVRELRLPRPRGKGGDKPRQADQTDPVRLTSGAMQ
- the rocD gene encoding ornithine--oxo-acid transaminase, which translates into the protein MASADLGTLTASDRHTAQTERYAAHNYHPLPVVLAHGEGAWVTDVEGRRYLDCLAGYSALNFGHLHPRLVARAHEQLGRLTLTSRAFYNDRLGPFSQALAELTGKDMVLPMNSGAEAVETAIKVARKWGYRVKSVDPGSATIVTMHGNFHGRTTTIVSFSDDDVATADYGPFTPGFVSVPYGDLDALREAINPSVVAVLFEPVQGEGGVILPPKGFLQGLRELCTEQRVLMVADEIQAGLARTGRTFACDHVDVVPDIYILGKALGGGLYPVSAVAADEEILGVVTPGSHGSTFGGNPLAAAVGLEVVELLRTGEYQERARRIGARLAERLDGLIGHGLISARVHGAWAGIDIDPELMTGRQVCEGLLEHGVLAKDTHESTVRFAPPLVATDEDIDLLVDALAKVLQSTGAV
- a CDS encoding aldehyde dehydrogenase family protein — translated: MCNLCFGLASCAKPGRDHDGRLPGHQLLLGTIRPAETADAEAAVEAAREAARAWRGLPFEERGGVPASRGAVVRAGAGASGRRHDAGPGTEA
- a CDS encoding MurR/RpiR family transcriptional regulator, whose amino-acid sequence is MTEILGGFASVRALAMEKLDDFSNSERKVARALLANYPTAGLTTVADLAERGGVSSPTVVRFVTRLGFSGFPSFQRALVHELNGELGSPLKQIAAKRTSEEGVLPETLSSFAEMLSSSYADLPESEFGRLVGLLSDPGREIRVAGGRFSRLLAEYLVVHLRLIRSGVALVSNDEIDRRSTVVEATGSTVFVIFDYRRYTDLNLRFSQQMADRGVTVCLMTDNWLSPIAKVAKVVLPVRVDSASPFDSLVAATAVTESVIAAVAERRGAKGVERLQQIEENTE